A part of Sebastes umbrosus isolate fSebUmb1 chromosome 21, fSebUmb1.pri, whole genome shotgun sequence genomic DNA contains:
- the LOC119480160 gene encoding crystallin J1B-like, translating into MATTLADRAIGAIIGAAAADAAAQPMHWIYNPERLKEVLSDLEPCPEFRPQSANPFYRRTTGEQTCYGDQAYVLLESLSQCGGVNVEDLTQRTYKFFGPGTVYDLPLNDPYRKKDGPKAVLPIDGPWRNGSLKAFFRNVDAGKEETGCDKDCQMDGVTKLAPVVAMYAGRPEMLEKVETALRVTQNNDMCVAGTLAAARFLEHFIVNGPDPNALDAVLAQLNDPKRQNPQELDRAVIAHIHQVKDNLAKTSQQLVPAVFTNTUALPGAFQGALHGVLKLKQLDEAVRDTMRCGGCTASRASFIGACFGAQTGLQGVPESWRKRTLRYPLLLELAKNVVQKSQQL; encoded by the exons ATGGCCACGACTTTGGCAGATAGAGCCATTGGGGCCATTATTGGGGCAGCAGCGGCAGATGCAGCAG CCCAGCCCATGCATTGGATCTACAATCCAGAGAGGCTCAAAGAAGTTCTCTCTGATCTGGAGCCCTGTCCTGAGTTTCGGCCTCAGTCAGCGAATCCTTTCTACCGCAGGACGACTGGCGAGCAGACTTGCTATGGAGACCAGGCATACGTCCTGCTGGAGTCACTGAGCCAGTGTGGAG GTGTTAATGTGGAAGATTTGACCCAGCGCACCTACAAGTTCTTTGGCCCAGGAACGGTGTACGACCTGCCTCTCAATGATCCTTACAGGAAGAAAGATG GTCCCAAAGCCGTCCTCCCCATCGATGGCCCGTGGAGAAACGGGAGCCTGAAAGCTTTCTTCAGAAACGTGGATGCTGGCAAAGAAGAAACTG GCTGCGATAAGGACTGTCAGATGGACGGCGTCACTAAGCTGGCTCCGGTGGTGGCCATGTACGCTGGCCGTCCTGAGATGCTGGAGAAAGTGGAGACCGCCTTACGGGTGACCCAGAACAACGACATGTGTGTGGCCGGGACACTGGCTGCAGCGAG GTTTTTGGAGCATTTCATCGTGAATGGTCCAGATCCCAATGCCCTGGACGCAGTTCTGGCTCAGTTGAATGACCCGAAGAGACAGAACCCTCAGGAGCTGGACCGGGCTGTCATTG CGCATATCCACCAGGTGAAGGACAACCTAGCCAAGACATCCCAACAGCTCGTACCTGCTGTGTTCACAAACACATGAG CTTTGCCCGGTGCGTTCCAGGGAGCGCTTCATGGAGTCCTGAAGCTGAAACAGCTGGATGAGGCAGTCAGGGACACCATGCGCTGCGGGGGATGCACCGCCAGCCGGGCCTCCTTCATAGGAGCCTGTTTCGGGGCACAG ACGGGTCTCCAGGGAGTCCCGGAGTCTTGGAGGAAGAGGACACTCAGATATcctctgctgctggagctcGCCAAAAACGTGGTCCAAAAAAGTCAGCAATTGTAG
- the sh3glb1a gene encoding endophilin-B1a yields MDFNVKRLAADAGTFLSRAVQFTEEKLGQAEKTELDAHLENLLVRAETTKQWTERIMKQTEVLLQPNPNVRLEEFVYEKLEKKAPTRMNNHDLLGQSMIESGNEFGPGTAYGNALIKCGETEKQIGGAERELIHSAAINFLTPFRNFLEGDFKTILKERKLLQVKRLDLDAAKTRLKKARMSDAKAVAEQELKMTQSEFDRQAEITRLLLEGVSSTHAHHLRCLNDFVEAQTTYYAQCYQYMVDLQKQLGSFPSSFSNNNQSSVSGAASISVPTIPVSASLPSVSAGHGSSTASGGFNELRSSSGSRKARVLYDYDAASSSELSLLADEVIVVSSVPGMDSDWLMGERGTQKGKVPITYLELLN; encoded by the exons ATGGACTTTAATGTGAAGCGGTTAGCTGCAGACGCCGGTACCTTCCTGAGCCGGGCGGTACAA TTTACAGAAGAGAAACTTGGCCAGGCTGAGAAGACAGAGTTGGATGCTCATCTGGAGAACCTTCTGGTCAGAGCTGAGACCACCAAGCAATGGACAGAGAGGATCATGAAGCAGACAGAAGTCTTACTACAGCCCAACCCAA ATGTCCGGTTAGAAGAGTTTGTGTACGAGAAACTGGAGAAAAAAGCCCCTACGCGAATGAACAACCATGATCTGCTGGGCCAGTCCATGATCGAGTCAGGAAATGAATTTGGTCCCGGCACTGCCTATG GAAATGCTCTGATAAAATGCGGTGAGACGGAGAAGCAGATCGGCGGGGCGGAACGGGAGTTAATCCATAGCGCTGCCATCAACTTCCTGACACCTTTCAGGAACTTTCTGGAGGGCGACTTCAAAACAATCCTG AAAGAAAGGAAGCTACTGCAGGTCAAACGTTTGGATTTGGATGCAGCCAAAACCAGGCTAAAGAAAGCCAGGATGTCTGATGCCAAAGCTGTG GCAGAGCAGGAGCTGAAGATGACCCAGAGCGAGTTTGACCGGCAGGCAGAGATCACCCGACTGCTGCTAGAAGGCGTCAGCAGCACCCAC GCACACCACCTACGCTGCTTGAATGACTTTGTGGAGGCCCAGACTACATACTACGCACAGTGTTACCAGTACATGGTGGATCTCCAAAAGCAGCTGGGCAG TTTCCCCTCGTCATTCTCCAACAACAACCAATCGTCAGTGTCGGGCGCGGCCAGCATCTCGGTGCCCACCATCCCGGTGTCGGCCTCCCTGCCCAGTGTGTCCGCAGGCCACGGCAGCTCGACAGCATCGGGCGGATTCAATGAGTTGCGTAGCTCCAGTGGCAGCCGCAAAGCCAGAGTGCTTTACGACTACGATGCCGCCAGCAGCAGCGAGCTCTCCCTGCTGGCTGATGAG GTGATCGTAGTCAGCAGCGTCCCAGGCATGGATTCAGACTGGCTGATGGGCGAGCGTGGCACCCAGAAGGGCAAAGTGCCGATCACTTACCTGGAGTTACTTAACTGA
- the nrros gene encoding transforming growth factor beta activator LRRC33: MPVHGLTPILLCLLPIWRILTPVSSHPQNSPCPLIQRTALCNNHKLSSVPAGLPDNLEELQLNHNHIQTLHDDSLLRYPSLNTLSLACNSLEKLESNTFQDTKLLESLNLANNDLHIGYQETSHALKTLPRLRALDLSENELDDEMVATLLENLTSLEYLNLSGNLLQRLDETSFRDLHQLKELDLQRNLMYEIDGAFDSNPKLQRLNLAFNYLLCLTDFHMTQLVVLNASHNFIEWFISRPDLNDTFQLETLDLSDNKLLFFPFLPSHSHLQNLYLSHNSVSFYEHLADNSTFPNTTTTVEFYNMKKYAGNVTAQLWDDSLHGDVSSLEILDLRGNLVEYFPQGFIQKMPALSRLRMCTNCLETLNLTSEQFSGSLYELDVSNNRLNQIVADGGTLTALGNLTYLNLSLNDLQLLPLGLFSSLPSLRSVDLSYNNLDICPPEEAETSKDTSSACVDWKNIASLRQLYLKGCNLKRIPSSAFAGLSLSHLELSDNPGLVVQESIQSLSRTLQHLGLGNTHTQDFDFSHFQSLKFLNISRNSLPHLPPSLLDLDLEVLDLRDNRLSTIPSGQANALAPKLHTVFLTGNPFNCCQTEWFRTFETTKTINLVGQSYIECEDLIQTTHRVEHFQSFYCLERGRESMLWYILLFVPICLSFVGILVIVLLSFKPKMLQKSIKKRCLKPTSY; the protein is encoded by the coding sequence ATACAAAGAACGGCTCTCTGCAACAATCACAAGCTCTCCTCCGTACCTGCAGGACTGCCAGACAACTTAGAGGAGCTTCAGCTCAACCACAATCACATTCAAACACTACACGATGACTCTCTTCTCCGTTACCCCTCATTAAACACCCTGAGCTTAGCTTGTAACAGTTTGGAGAAATTAGAATCAAACACTTTTCAAGACACAAAATTGTTAGAAAGCCTCAATTTAGCAAATAACGATCTTCATATTGGCTACCAAGAAACCAGCCACGCATTAAAGACTCTACCCAGGCTTAGAGCTCTGGATCTCTCTGAGAATGAGCTCGATGATGAAATGGTGGCCACTCTGCTTGAAAATCTGACATCCCTGGAGTACCTCAATCTCTCCGGAAACCTCTTGCAGAGACTGGATGAGACCTCGTTCAGGGATCTTCACCAACTCAAAGAACTTGACCTACAGAGAAACCTCATGTACGAGATCGATGGCGCCTTCGACAGCAATCCCAAGCTCCAGCGGCTCAACTTGGCCTTCAACTACCTGCTTTGCCTGACAGACTTCCACATGACCCAACTGGTGGTCCTCAACGCCAGCCACAACTTCATCGAGTGGTTCATCTCCAGACCAGACCTTAACGACACCTTCCAGCTAGAGACACTTGATCTGTCAGATAACAAACTgctcttctttcctttcttgcCCAGCCACAGTCACTTGCAGAATCTTTACCTGTCCCACAACAGCGTCAGCTTTTACGAACACTTGGCAGACAACAGCACATTCCCGAACACGACTACAACTGTTGAGTTCTACAATATGAAGAAGTACGCGGGCAACGTGACGGCTCAGCTGTGGGACGACAGCCTTCACGGCGACGTCTCCTCTCTAGAGATTTTGGATCTAAGAGGGAACCTGGTGGAGTATTTTCCTCAAGGATTCATCCAGAAAATGCCTGCCCTGTCCAGACTTCGAATGTGCACGAACTGTCTGGAAACCTTAAATCTAACGTCGGaacagttttctgggagcttgtatGAGTTGGACGTTAGCAACAACAGGCTGAACCAGATCGTAGCCGATGGAGGTACGCTGACCGCTCTTGGCAATCTGACGTACCTTAACCTTAGCCTGAACGATCTTCAGTTGTTACCCTTGGGATTATTTTCCTCATTGCCAAGCCTCAGGTCAGTGGATCTCAGTTATAACAACCTCGACATTTGCCCTCCTGAGGAAGCTGAGACCAGTAAAGACACCAGCTCAGCTTGTGTGGATTGGAAAAACATTGCATCCCTAAGGCAGCTTTACCTTAAGGGATGCAACCTTAAAAGAATTCCATCATCTGCATTCGCTGGGTTGTCTCTATCGCACTTGGAACTGTCCGACAACCCTGGACTCGTTGTCCAAGAATCAATACAAAGTCTCAGCAGAACGTTACAGCatctaggtttaggaaacactcacacacaagacTTTGACTTCTCCCATTTCCAGAGTCTGaagtttttaaacatttcaagGAACTCTCTTCCCCATCTTCCCCCTTCACTTCTAGATCTTGACCTGGAAGTGCTGGATTTGAGGGACAACAGACTGTCCACTATTCCCTCAGGTCAAGCGAACGCATTAGCCCCGAAACTGCACACTGTTTTCCTCACAGGAAATCCGTTCAACTGCTGCCAAACTGAATGGTTCAGGACATTCGAAACAACAAAGACAATCAATTTGGTCGGACAATCATACATTGAATGCGAGGATCTCATCCAAACGACACACAGAGTGGAGCACTTCCAGTCATTCTACTGTTTGGAGAGAGGCAGGGAATCTATGCTCTGGTACATTCTGCTTTTCGTTCCCATCTGTCTTTCTTTCGTGGGCATTTTGGTTATTGTTCTCCTCAGCTTCAAGCCCAAAATGCTACAAAAGTCAATCAAGAAGAGGTGTTTGAAGCCTACTTCTTACTGA